cttcgtattattcgggaggcagaggtggttagagatagaagcttcagggatgtagatactccaaagaataaagatagatgggtgatggtgagaggggctgggaagaagcagtcagtacagggatcccctgtggtcgttccccttagtaacaagtataccgctttggatactgttgggggggggggggggggggggagagacgtaccaggggtaagccatggggtagaggtctctggcacagagtctgcccctgttgctcagaagggaaggggggagaggaatagagcattagtcattggagattccatagttagggggatagataggagattctgtgggaacgagagagactcgtgatTTGTGTcggctcccaggtgccagggtccgtgatgtctcggatcgtgttttcgggatccttaagggggagggggagcagccccaagtcgtggtccacataggtaccaacgacataggtaggaaaagggatagggatgtaaggcaggaattcagggagctaggatggaaacttagatctaaggcaaacagagttattatctctgggttgttacccgtgccacgtgcaagcgagacgaggaatagggagagagaggagttgaacacgtggctacaggcatggtgcaggagggagggtttcagatttctggataattggggctcattctggggtcggtgggacctctacaaacgagatggtctacacctggaccagaggggtaccaatatcctggggagaaatttgctaatgttcttcgggagggtttaaactagttcagcaggggattgggaacctgaattgtagctccagtttacaggaggttgagagtagtgaggtcatgagtaaggtttcaaagttgcaggagtgtaccagcaggcaggaagctggtttaaagtgtgtctccttcaatgccaggagcatccggaataaggtgggtgaacttgctgcatgggttggtacctgggacttcgatgttgtggccatttcggagacatggatagagcaggaacaggaatggttgttgcaggtgccggggtttagatatttcagtaagctcagggaaggtggtaaaagagggggaggggtggcattgttagtcaaggacagtattacggtggcagaaacggcgtttgatgaggactcgtctactgaggtagtatgggctgaggttagaaacaggaaaggagaggtcaccctgttaggggttttctataggcctccaaaaagttccagagatgtagaggaaaggattgcaaagatgattctggataggagcgaaagcaacagggtagttgttatgggggactttaactttccaaatattgactagaaacgctatagttcaagtactttagatgggtcagtttttgtccaatgtgtgcaggagggtttcctgacacagcatgtagataggccaacgagaggcgaggccatattggatttggtactgggtaatgaaccaggacaggtgttagatttggaggtaggtgagcactttggtgatagtgaccacaattcgattacgtttactttagtgctggaaagggataggtatatgccgcagggcaagagttatatctgggggaaaggcaattatgatgcgatgagacaagacttaggatgcatgggatggagaggaaaactgcaggggatgggcacaattcaaatgtggagcttgttcaaggaacagctactgcgtgtccttgatatgtatgtacctgtcaggcagggaggaagtggtcaagtgagggaaccgtggtttactaaagcagtcaaaacacttgtcaagaggaaggaggcggcttatgtaaagatgagacatgaaggttcagttagggcgctcgagagttacaagttagctaggaaggacttaaagagagagctaagaagagccaggaggggacatgagaagtctttggcaggtaggatcaaggataaccataaagctttctatagatatgtcaggaataaaagaatgactagggtaagagtagggccagtcaaggacagtagtgggaagttgtgcgtggagtccgaggagataggagaggtgctaaatgaataattttcggcagtattcacacaggaaaaagacaatgttgtcgaggagaatacggagattcaagctactagactagaaagacTTGAAGTTCTTAAGGAGGagatgttaacaattctggaaagtgtgaaaatagataagtcccctgggccggatgggatttatcctaggattctctgggaagctagggaggagattgatgagcctttggctttgatcttcaagtcatctttgtctgcaggaatagtggcagaagattcgtggatagcaaatgttgtccccttgttcaagaaggggagtagagacaaccctggtaacaatagaccagtgagccttacttctgttgagggcaaagtcttggaaaggttttgtgatgaatgatatctgtatacacatgtacctttaatgcgtaggcccctttaagaccgggtttggaaccctgggggactccggctccgcccccaggaagctgtatgtaaggttacgttcagtaggcagcgtgcagtgagcacacttctcggcagctgtctggttttctggtaattaaagcctttgtattatcaaactcctctcccgagtcgtaattgagggtatctcaatttaattaccagattaCATCAaggtggacagcggtctaaagccatagaagctcaatttggacgctcggtcgccggaagccactgaaatttttaaaaactgctccggtgctttgaggcctgtctgaattcctcagagactgaagttgacggacctcgcaagctgagcttactacatgccctggTGGGCCAcccactatcctccgtgatcgagaaagctacgacgtacgaaacggcagacatttgctctcgccctgctgccagGGCTCTGGGGAAAcgagctcgccaggaactgcgaccataaagaggtgacggcaaaagtccacatgaacttccatattcgtgatgctttcatgtccggtatccgatccacgtacatccggcagtggctcctagaagacggagcgaaggaactccaaggcacggtaacgctcgcctcttccctggaagcggcccaccaaaaTCTCTGCACGTACTCCGCGGAACTTGCgaacccctccagactcggccacgcttcaggcctgcgccgcgtggcgacccgctcacaccggggggccCCCAATgccatttctgtgggcaaggccagcactcacgccagcattgcccggcccgctccgctatctgcggcgaatgcggaaagaaggggcacttcgcaaaggtctgcctggctgggcccaaaggtctCATCggacccagaaatcgaactcccgggaccacaggccccgcaacgcggccgcgcggtggctagacacgcctacttccgacgcaCCGTAggactcgtgcgagtcatggggtggccatcttggcggcagccatcttcaaaactcaaaacatgcgaccgacggcggcggccattttgcaagtccgattcaaccgaggactctgactgcccgcaactaggagcgatcacgctctatCAATCTTGGccaaagcacctgcgaaactcaatgatgcaggttcaaatcaacggccgcgacaccccttgcctttttgactccgggagcacggagagttttatccatccagacacggtaagacgctgctccctgcgcacctaatcccacctcccaaactatcgccctcgcatctgggtctcattcggtccaaatcactgagtattgtttcgcgaacctcgctatccaaggcgccaaatacgcccgttttaaactttatgccctccctcacctctgcgccgccctgctgctcggtctggactttcagtgcagccaccgaagcctgaccctgaagttcggcggacccctgcccatgctcacggtatgtagcctggcgacattcACAGTTGCAACCCCCCCCCTCTTCGCGGacctcacccctgactgtaagcccgtcgccaccaggagtcgacggtacagttcccaagacatgactttcatcaagtcagaggttcagcggctactaaaaggggtcatagaggctagcaacagctcttggagggcacaagtactggtagtccgctccggagaaaaacaatgtatggtggtggactacagccagaccataaaccgcgttacgcaactcgatgcgtacccacttccccgcattgcagaaatggtgaaccaagtcGCCCAGTATCGCGTATTCTCCAcagtcgacctaaaatcggccgatcatcaactccctatccgcccagaggacggcccctatacagccttcgaagcagccggtcggctcttccacttcctcggggtccctcttggtgtcacaaacggagtctccgttttacaaagggcaatggatcaaatggtggaccagtacggcttacgggctacatactcgtacttggacaacgtcaccatctgtggccatgatcagcaggaccatgacgaaaacctgaggaagttcctccagatcgcccgggccctcaatctgacatacaatgaagagaaatgcgtgttccacacaacccagctagccaccctcggctatgtcgtggaaaatggggtcctagggccagaccccggccgcatgcgccccctgaaggaacttcccctcccccgtagcctcaaggcactcaaacgttgcctggggctcttttcctattatgcccagtgggtccccagatatgcggacaaagcccgtccactcattaagaccacggtttttcccctgacggctgaggctcagtcagctttcagtcgtatcaaggccaatatcatcaaggccgccatgcacgcggtggacaaaactattcccttccaggtagaaagcgacgcatcagacgtcgctctggctgctaccctcaaccaggcgggcagacctgtagtgttcttctcccgaacgctcaccgcctcggaaattcgacactctgcagtcgggaaggaggcacaagccatagtggaggccgtgcggcactggaggcactaccgagccagtaggaggttcgacctcgtcaccgaccaacggtcggtcgcctttatgttcgataacgtataacggggcaaaataaagaatgataacattctgaggtgcaggatcgaactctccacctacacgtacgatattacatatcatccgggaaagctcaacgagtccccagatgccctgtctcgccacagatgcgccaacgcgcagaaagaccgtccgcgggccatccacgatgacctctgccacccgggggtcacccggcttgcccatttcatcaagtcccgcagcctgccttactccaccaaggaggtcaagtccATGACcatggcttgccagatctgtgcgaagTGCAGACCGCACttttatcggccagacaaggctcaccgagtctctgggccctttgagcgattaagcgtggacttcaaagggcccttcccttccaccaaccgcaacagttatttcctcactgtcatcgattaattctcccgcttccccttcgctgtcccccgccccgatatgacctcggcctccgtaatcaagggactgcacagcatcttcacgctgtttggtttccccgcttatatccacagcgaccggggtacatcgttcatgagcgatgagctgcatcgagATCTGCtaaacaagggcattgcctcgagcagaacgaccagctataacccgcggggaaacgggcaggtggagagggagaacgtgacagtttggaaggctgttcttctagccctatggtcaagaagtctcccaatcgcctgctggcaggaggtcctacccaatgccctacactccattacactcgctcctctgtatggccacaaacgagacccctcacaaccgtttgtttgtgttccccaggaggtccacctctggggtctcgcttccacgttggctgacgactccggggccagttctactccggaggcacgcgaggagccataagacagatccactggtcgagagggtccaactactacacgcaaaccctcaatacgcctacgtcgagcacctcgatggcaggcaggacaccgtttccctgcgagacctggcacccgctggttcgccCCCCCCTTCCACCGATGCTCCCCTCCCAGCACCAGCagtcgactccgacagcgcccccccctcccctcccctcccccagccggcgccggcaccaatcaccctagacaccgcggataccccccctgctccaacgcgggaaaaggctcagacaaccgtgctcccggatataccaccaccgaggacgaccgtatctgtcgcaccaccgccggagctgagaaggtcgacacgggcaatcagaccacccaaaagactgaacttttcattccacttcacccccgatgaactatgcatttttttaaacagggggtgattgtgatgaatgatatctgtatacacatgtacctttaatgcgtaggcccctttaagaccgggtttggaaccctgggggactccacctctgcccccaggaagctgtatataaggttatgttcagtaggcagcgtgcagtgagcacacttctcggcagctgtctggttctctggtaattaaagcctttgtattatcaaactcctctccggagtcataattgagggtatctcaggtttataagagattggatgtataatcatctggaaaggaataatttgattagagatagtcaacaaggttttgtgaagggtaggtcgtgcctcacaaaccttattaagttctttgagaaggtgaccaaacaggtggatgagggaaaagcagttgatgtggtatacatggatttcagtaaagcgtttgataaggttccccatggtaggctactgcagaaaatatggtggcatgggattcagggtgatttagcagtttggattagaaatcggctagctggaagaagacaaaggatggtggttggtgggaactcttcagactggagtccagttactagtggtgtaccatcaggatctgttttggggccactgctgtttgtcacttttataaatgacctgtgaagagggcgtagaaggatgggtgagtaaatttgcagatgacactaaagtcggtgtagttgtggaccgtgcggaaggatattacaagttacagagggacataggtaacctGCAGCACTgagctgaggggtggcaaatggagtttaatgcagaaaagtgtgaggtgattcattttggaaggaataacaggaagacagagtattgggctaatggtaaaattcttggcagtgtggatgagcagagcgatctcggtgtccatgtacatagatccctgaaagttgccacctaggttgagagggttgttaagaaggcatacggtgtgttagcttttaatggtagagggattgagtttcagagccatgaggtcatgttgcagctgtacaaaactctggggcggccgcatttggagtattgtgtgcaattctggtcgccgcattataggaaggatgtggaagcaatggaaagggtgcagaggagatttaccagaatgttgcctggtatggagggaagatcttatgaggaaaggctgagggacttgaagctgtttccgttagagagaagaaggttaagaggtgacttaattgaggcacacaagatgatcagaggattggatagggtggacagagagagcctttttcttcggatggtgatgtctcacatgaggggacatagctttaaattgaggggagatagatataggacagatgtcagagttaggttctttactcagagtagtaagggcgtggaatgccctgcctgcaacagtagtggactcgccaatactaagagcattcaaatggtcattggatagacatatggatgataagggaatagtgtagatgggctttagagtggattcacaggtcggcgcaacatcgagggccgaagggcctgtactgcgctgtaatgttctatgttctacgaatACCTACTTTGTAAACACGATGAGCGGAATGaaatgcaacaggaacaacaaacctAACAAAATCCCGGATAGTAACTCTCACTACTAAGAAGGTCAGCAGTTTGCCCAGTTGACCTGCCAAGTATGCTAATTCGGTAATTTCAAAATGTACCTGCAtacataagagtacaacagcaaattatttaacttcccCAATGTGATGTATAATTAGTCTCAAATTTACCCTGGAATGGTCATTTAAAATTTCCCAGTCACTCTGAAATCTTTATCCACGGACAGAACAAacaaaccattttacctcccaatgatattcaggtcctgatgaattgagtgatgatgatgatgtgatgtttggtttgaagttCCCGTGAGTAAATCCTCCTCTTTCTAAAGGAGTTTCCAAAGAAActccactctcaatccaggagagaaattcacaagattCTCTCTTCCGGCTTCCGGGTGAACGACGGCCGCACATGCGCCCTGTTGCACCTGAGAAAGATGGCGGCCGCGCAGGCGCCCTGTGGCATATCGCCCCCTAAACAGATGACAGCCGTTAACAGGGACCGTTCAGAGAGAAAAACACCGATGCGGCCGCCCCATTCGGTACAAACAACGAACTGTATGAAAAGTGCCGGAACCAATTTAGCACCCTGAGGAACGTAATGAAATAATGGCGGGTAAGACTACCCCCAATGCCGGGCGAGGATGAATACGCCCTATCTTCGTCACTGGAGCCAGGACGCGCCCCGGAAGTCGCCTCTCTGTGTggagcatgcgcggtgctgctccgggctgagcgcagccgcagtgagagtgagtgcggctcccagaggctgaatgagagccgctgcgagcggggacaatggtgagaacccaaaccccccaataagacccattggttttattgtcagtctgcagacaggagctggagaactgaacccaggcagaggagagggagcgagaaaactgggagtggaggaaagaaatgatgcagatggtgagatgggtttggatttcagcccagggaggagggagagtgtgtgggacagggatttacagctttgggggaacaagagagggaaaattgttccagagaaactagaattgtctgttcagaatttctaccctggattgacaggtgatgtcttttgtaaactccttttacaggatattggaagtggaggattggccgacagaaaactcaaaccaaacatcacatcgaaatctgacagtcactcaattcattgagAGCTCAATATCATCAGgctttgaatttggaaggagaagtgtttgttctgtttcagcagtgtgactgcaaaagcaccaagacccacccccaatgagagttttccagtccactgactgtggagagagttttaaccagttacacagcctcaaaAAAAGTATCGCATCATTCACGGCAGGGAGACATTAAACGCAtgtttgtgtgtggacaaagcttcaaccgggagagacataaagacccctcaccatggagaaactgtggaaatgtgcggactgtgggaaggcattcagttacccatcacaactggaagttcatcgtcgcagtcacactggggagagaccgttcctctgctccatttgtgggaagggattcacccattcatacaaccttctgacacaccagcgagttcacactgaggaaaggccattcacctgccctgtgtgtgggaagggattcactcggtcatcccacattgtgactcatcaacttgttcacactgataaaagaccgtttacatgtcctgactgtgagaagagttttaaatgtaaaaaggatctgctgacacatcaacgtattcacactggggagagaccgttttcgTGTTCCTTGTGTGGGAaaagattcattcagtcatcccacctgcagacacatcaacttgttcactctgataacaaattttttaactgtcctgactgtgagaagagctttaaaaacaaaaaggatttactaacacaccaatacgctcacactggggagagaccattcacctgctctgtgtgtgggaaaggattcagccgtCCATCTGCCCTACTGagccaccagagaattcacactggggagaggccattcacctgctctgactgtgggaaaggattcattaattcatccaaccttctgatacaccagcaacttcatacaggggatagaccgttcacctgctctgaatgtgggaagggattcacacgttcgtgcaaccttctgacacatcagcaggttcacagcgaggagaggccgttcacttgctcagtgtgtgggaagggattcacacgttcgtacaaccttctgacacatcagcaggttcacagtgaggagaggccgttcacttgctcagtgtgtgggaagggattcagtcagtcatccaacctgctgacacaccagagagttcacagtggggagaggccgttcacttgctccatatgtgggaaggaattttctcatttatcttatcttctgaaacatcatcgagttcacactgggagcggccattcaactgcaatgtctgaggaaaggggtttactcactcatcccacctgttaacacaccagcgagttcacaagcgacTACATGGTTTAGATTAAAGCCTGATTGATGCTGTTAATCATGTCCAGCACTGAATAATGTTCACTCTGACAGTCTTAATCTGCTGATGAGGTTTATTATTCTGAATAAATGTGTTTGAAACGTTgttgcagatttttgtctttcccacctgagtTTTGAACATCACTggtctggagctcagaaaggacaatctgggggaggatcatttggcaggaacagaacttcagcctggacacagtccttcagggtcacactgagaggaaCAAATGacactttggtctttctcatcaCTCTTCACTGTCAGCAAAGTCCCCGTGTGGACTTAATCCTGAGATGTGTAAGAAATATGTTCCATCCGCTCTCCTCCAAATCTCAGAACCCCTAGACATGGAACAGCAGTCTTCTTTACAACTGTGTTCAGAGTCgggaagaacaatggtgaatgctggaaatgtaataataataattgcttatacatgtaggcttcaatgaagttcctgtgaaaagcccctagtcgctgcattccagcgcctattcgaggaggccggtacgggaattaaacccacgctgctagccttgatctgcattacaagcctgctgtttagcccactgtgctgtcaAATCAGCGATTGGTGTAAAACTGATGTTCCTGATTGAATGCAAAGCAGCTGGTTTCAGTTTCCAGGCTGAAAATGCATCGGAATCGTCTAAAACAttttaatgtgtttgtgtgacagtcacaatgaattcATTGAATTGAAACCTACTTAAAATAGATTGGTTGACGTTTGCATTAAAAACCAGCAGGAGGTCATCACAGgaacctggtaacagcagggagaatTAGACAATAGTTTCATTCCCAGATAAAGAAGGAGCTGCAGCCTGTGTCCAAGAATTCCCAGTTTCACTGATCTGTGCTTCCCACATTCTGTCCTTTTAAATAAACCTCACCTCTACCAGCCTTTAACAATCATAAACATAACCGAGAAAAGGGCGAAGCTGTGCCTGCCTTTTTAACTGGGAGCTGAGCAGTGTCAGAGCTccgactgtccctttaagaatgtGTGATGTTTTCAGCTGAAGATTCCTATTGGCCGTTTTCTGGGTTGTCTCCTTATTCTGATCGTTCTCAGTGATCCTCGGGTATGTGAACCTGCtctcctgtctctcattctcttctcTCTCAGATTCTCACTTAACCTCTCtccgctctcacacgcactcatttcacatacctcccacctctctctgtctttctctctgacactcactccttTAACCTTTCTATTTCACAGAGCGCCTAAATTCACTAAACAtttctctcattatctctctctgAAGAAGCACCGAACACACTGAACCTCTCCGTTTTCTGAGTGAACATCTCATTTATGGAGACTCaatcctttctctctccacctctcactttctctctctctccctctgattggcCCTGACTCACTTTATATCTCCTATTTTCTAATAACCCTCTTTGAGGAAAATGTAATTTTGTATAATGTCCCCTTATTTCTCCCAGTGATAATCCTCAGTCCATCTTCCAATTCAGTGAACATGTAAAAAAATTAAATAACCTCATATTTTGTTGTTTAAAATGGAAAGTGATGTGAATGTAATGCTGAGACCAGCAGCAATCTGTGTGGGtgttcttgatgctgtcagagtgagttcaccctcacaggcaggaagactgttcacggtgataacatgaaactgacgcctgctttttcattctcaggtaacacaacttcctgtttctGTGCTGCCGGTTCCAATCCGCACATCTCACTTCTGAGCAGAAAATAAACCCATaggccacaatctggtgagaacatctgtcagtgcggcctatatctgtccacagagtcagggcagagtcacacagatcacattgtggtgacatttacaaatgagccggttATTTCCGTTCAGAGTCTCCATTCCCGGACAGAACCGGCTGTGTCTGTGAATCAGTCACTGAGTTCCCTCTACTCTGTGTAGCTGGGAACTGATAACCTGCTCCCTTATATTTTATATCATTCTTTCTGTGTTACTTG
This portion of the Scyliorhinus torazame isolate Kashiwa2021f chromosome 5, sScyTor2.1, whole genome shotgun sequence genome encodes:
- the LOC140421556 gene encoding uncharacterized protein, producing MEKLWKCADCGKAFSYPSQLEVHRRSHTGERPFLCSICGKGFTHSYNLLTHQRVHTEERPFTCPVCGKGFTRSSHIVTHQLVHTDKRPFTCPDCEKSFKCKKDLLTHQRIHTGERPFSCSLCGKRFIQSSHLQTHQLVHSDNKFFNCPDCEKSFKNKKDLLTHQYAHTGERPFTCSVCGKGFSRPSALLSHQRIHTGERPFTCSDCGKGFINSSNLLIHQQLHTGDRPFTCSECGKGFTRSCNLLTHQQVHSEERPFTCSVCGKGFTRSYNLLTHQQVHSEERPFTCSVCGKGFSQSSNLLTHQRVHSGERPFTCSICGKEFSHLSYLLKHHRVHTGSGHSTAMSEERGLLTHPTC